A window of the Callospermophilus lateralis isolate mCalLat2 chromosome 7, mCalLat2.hap1, whole genome shotgun sequence genome harbors these coding sequences:
- the Rims3 gene encoding regulating synaptic membrane exocytosis protein 3 produces the protein MFNGEPGPASAGASRNVVRSSSISGEICGSQQPGGGTGTTTAKKRRSSLGAKMVAIVGLTQWSKSTLQLPQPEGATKKLRSNIRRSTETGIAVEMRSRVTRQGSRESTDGSTNSNSSDGTFIFPTTRLGAESQFSDFLDGLGPAQIVGRQTLATPPMGDVHIAIMDRGGQLEVEVIEARGLTPKPGSKSLPATYIKAYLLENGVCLAKKKTKVAKKTCDPLYQQALLFDEGPQGKVLQVIVWGDYGRMDHKCFMGMAQIMLDELDLSAVVTGWYKLFPTSSVADSTLGSLTRRLSQSSLESATSPSCS, from the exons ATGTTTAACGGGGAGCCAGGTCCAGCCTCGGCTGGAGCCTCCAGGAATGTGGTGCGAAGCTCCAGTATCAGTGGCGAAATCTGTGGATCCCAGCAACCTGGGGGTGGGACCGGGACCACCACTGCCAAGAAGCGGCGGAGCAGCCTGGGTGCCAAGATGGTGGCCATCGTGGGCCTGACCCAGTGGAGCAAGAGCACACTCCAGCTCCCCCAGCCAG AAGGGGCCACCAAGAAGCTGCGCAGCAACATCCGACGGAGCACAGAGACCGGCATTGCTGTGGAGATGCGAAGTCGCGTCACACGCCAGGGCAGCCGGGAATCCACTGATGGGAGCAccaacagcaacagctccgatgGCAC GTTCATCTTCCCCACCACTCGGCTGGGAGCTGAAAGCCAGTTCAGTGACTTCCTGGATGGGCTGGGACCAGCCCAAATTGTGGGGCGACAAACGCTGGCAACACCCCCCATGG GAGATGTGCACATTGCCATCATGGACCGGGGTGGCCAGCTGGAGGTGGAAGTGATTGAAGCTCGGGGCCTGACCCCCAAACCAGGCTCCAAATCTCTCCCAG CTACCTATATCAAGGCTTATCTGCTTGAGAATGGGGTCTGCTTGgccaagaagaaaacaaaagtggCTAAGAAGACCTGTGATCCCCTGTACCAGCAGGCTCTGCTTTTTGATGAGGGGCCCCAGGGCAAGGTGCTGCAG GTGATCGTCTGGGGAGACTATGGCCGCATGGACCACAAGTGCTTCATGGGTATGGCCCAGATCATGCTGGATGAACTGGACCTGAGCGCTGTGGTTACTGGCTGGTACAAACTCTTCCCCACCTCCTCCGTGGCAGACTCCACGCTCGGATCCCTTACCAGGCGCCTGTCCCAGTCCTCCTTGGAGAGTGCCACCAGCCCTTCCTGCTCCTAA